A single genomic interval of Deltaproteobacteria bacterium harbors:
- a CDS encoding glycosyltransferase family 2 protein, whose translation MASDTPDRNISAILPVYNEEGAIEDTLRRLQRILESCTESYEILIVDDGSTDATGAILDAVSLPCCRVIHNPVNTGYGYSIKKGFRAARHPWILLIDGDGSYPAEAIPGIIAELPHSDMVVGARPGGGAGPSLGRRAGKWMIRALAHRLVRHPIPDLNSGLRIIRKELLEKFFRMLPDGFSLTSTITLALLMNAYRVAYVPIPYHPRVGVSKIRPLRDTVLFLHLIVRTVVHFDPLKFFLPLCLAAGASAVTLTLYDIIHLNDITEKTVIVWVAFLLTGAIGVLADLIDRRG comes from the coding sequence TTGGCATCCGATACTCCGGATAGGAACATATCCGCCATCCTCCCTGTTTACAACGAGGAGGGGGCCATCGAGGACACGCTCCGCCGGCTTCAGCGCATTCTCGAAAGCTGCACGGAATCGTACGAGATCCTGATCGTCGACGACGGTTCCACCGACGCCACCGGGGCCATCCTTGACGCCGTCTCCCTCCCCTGCTGCCGGGTGATCCACAACCCCGTCAACACGGGATACGGATACTCGATCAAGAAGGGGTTCCGGGCCGCCCGGCACCCGTGGATCCTGTTGATCGACGGCGACGGATCCTATCCGGCGGAGGCAATCCCCGGAATCATCGCGGAACTTCCTCACTCGGACATGGTCGTCGGTGCCCGGCCGGGCGGCGGGGCGGGTCCCTCCCTCGGACGGAGGGCAGGCAAATGGATGATCCGGGCCCTGGCGCATCGCCTGGTACGTCACCCGATTCCGGATCTGAACTCCGGCCTCCGGATCATCCGGAAGGAGCTGCTGGAGAAATTTTTCCGCATGCTCCCCGACGGATTTTCCTTGACCTCCACGATCACGCTGGCGCTCCTGATGAACGCCTACCGGGTCGCATATGTTCCCATCCCCTATCACCCGAGGGTAGGCGTCTCCAAGATCCGTCCCCTCCGCGACACGGTGCTTTTCCTCCACTTGATCGTCCGAACCGTGGTCCATTTCGACCCGCTGAAATTCTTCCTTCCCTTGTGCCTCGCCGCGGGCGCCTCCGCGGTGACCCTTACTCTTTACGACATCATCCATTTAAACGATATCACGGAAAAGACGGTCATCGTCTGGGTGGCCTTCCTTCTTACGGGAGCAATCGGAGTACTTGCCGATCTCATCGACCGGAGGGGGTGA